A section of the Anabaena cylindrica PCC 7122 genome encodes:
- the cruG gene encoding 2'-O-glycosyltransferase CruG has protein sequence MITESVISLLLLLLQVPATAILLSRLLKGPRRHPPLQPEQPTLDLLGSVSVVVPTLNEALRISPLLTGLSQQSYEVREIIVVDSNSQDGTPDLVKAKQQQDPRFRLITDDPLPPAWVGRPWALHNGFLFSSEASEWFLGMDADTQPDPGLVASLVKTAQAEGYDLVSLSPQFILKSPGECWLQPALLMTLLYRFDPAGIHTQQPERVMANGQCFLCRRSVLASVNGYSSARSSFCDDVTLARHIAAQGFKVGFLDGAKVLKVRMYEGAMETWKEWGRSLDLKDASSRAQIWGDLWLLLSVQGLPILILFGFLPLLPLPLLLPLRLLLGLNIFLLIIRFALLLAIAPSYDLHNAKGGWLFWFSPLADPVAVLRIFLSAFRVPQEWRGRKYTS, from the coding sequence TTGATCACAGAAAGCGTTATTTCCCTCTTATTACTACTACTTCAAGTACCCGCAACGGCGATTTTACTTTCACGCCTGTTGAAAGGTCCAAGACGACATCCCCCGCTTCAACCAGAACAACCAACACTAGATTTATTAGGGAGTGTAAGCGTTGTTGTGCCTACACTAAACGAGGCACTGCGAATTAGTCCACTGTTAACTGGATTAAGTCAGCAAAGCTACGAAGTCAGAGAAATTATTGTGGTGGATAGCAATTCCCAGGATGGTACTCCCGACTTGGTTAAAGCTAAACAGCAACAAGATCCCCGGTTTCGCCTGATCACAGATGATCCTTTACCCCCTGCTTGGGTGGGTCGTCCTTGGGCGTTACATAACGGCTTTTTGTTTAGCTCTGAGGCCAGTGAGTGGTTTTTGGGAATGGATGCTGATACCCAGCCTGATCCCGGTTTGGTAGCTAGTCTGGTGAAAACAGCCCAAGCGGAGGGCTATGATTTAGTTTCTCTTTCCCCTCAGTTTATTCTCAAATCTCCGGGAGAGTGTTGGTTACAACCAGCTTTATTGATGACCTTGTTGTATAGATTTGACCCTGCTGGTATTCACACTCAACAACCAGAAAGAGTGATGGCAAATGGACAATGTTTTTTGTGTCGTCGCTCAGTTTTAGCATCTGTAAATGGTTATAGCAGTGCTAGGAGTTCTTTTTGTGATGATGTGACTTTGGCACGACATATTGCGGCTCAAGGCTTTAAAGTGGGGTTTTTGGATGGAGCAAAAGTGCTGAAAGTAAGGATGTATGAGGGGGCAATGGAAACTTGGAAGGAATGGGGGCGCAGCCTTGATTTAAAAGATGCTTCTTCCCGCGCTCAGATTTGGGGTGATTTATGGCTATTATTGTCAGTTCAGGGTTTACCTATATTGATTTTATTCGGTTTTCTTCCCCTGCTCCCACTGCCTCTCCTACTCCCCCTGCGCCTTCTATTGGGACTGAATATATTTTTATTAATAATTCGTTTTGCTTTATTATTAGCGATCGCTCCTTCCTATGACCTGCACAATGCCAAAGGAGGTTGGTTATTCTGGTTTTCCCCCTTGGCTGATCCTGTGGCGGTGTTACGAATCTTTTTATCTGCGTTCCGCGTCCCCCAAGAGTGGCGAGGAAGGAAGTACACCAGTTAA
- the rlmB gene encoding 23S rRNA (guanosine(2251)-2'-O)-methyltransferase RlmB, protein MTNQPRKINTTSEPKRMQPIKIKGKRVIANPTRHQGKAEGKSFSGRQRPSHQSALPAPTIKSTEDSNPIPNPTRHQGKAEGKSFSGRQRPSHRISLPAPTIKSIDDSNSTEDNDLIYGRHPVLSALESHRNLNRLWITTRLRYDHRFHHLILQAKENGTVIDEVEPKRLDQITDGANHQGIAAQIAPYAYTEIEDLITEAKSVTDAVIVVADGITDPHNLGAIIRTAEAIGAQGLVIPQRRASGITSTVVKVAAGALENFSVARVVNLSRALEQLKEAGFWIYGTAATGSEPLHTVNFSGPIVLVIGGEGEGLSMLTQRSCDVLVSIPLQGKTPSLNASVAAGMALYEIYRQRSLNTLYLDKLRTVSLKK, encoded by the coding sequence ATGACTAATCAACCAAGAAAAATCAATACTACTAGCGAACCAAAACGTATGCAACCCATTAAAATCAAGGGCAAACGAGTTATAGCTAATCCTACTCGTCATCAAGGCAAAGCAGAAGGAAAATCCTTCTCTGGTAGACAACGCCCATCTCATCAGTCTGCCCTACCAGCCCCGACAATCAAATCAACAGAAGATAGCAACCCAATTCCTAATCCTACTCGTCATCAAGGTAAAGCAGAAGGGAAATCCTTCTCTGGTAGACAACGCCCATCTCACCGAATTTCTTTACCAGCCCCAACAATCAAATCAATAGACGATAGCAATTCAACAGAAGATAATGACCTAATTTATGGTCGTCATCCAGTTTTAAGCGCTTTAGAAAGTCACCGCAATCTTAACCGCCTCTGGATTACAACCCGTCTCCGTTACGATCATCGCTTTCATCATTTGATCCTCCAAGCTAAGGAAAATGGCACAGTCATTGATGAAGTTGAACCCAAACGCTTAGACCAAATCACCGACGGTGCTAATCACCAAGGCATAGCAGCACAAATTGCTCCTTATGCCTATACAGAAATCGAAGATTTAATTACAGAAGCAAAATCCGTCACCGATGCTGTAATTGTCGTGGCTGACGGTATCACTGATCCTCATAACTTAGGGGCAATTATTCGCACAGCAGAAGCAATAGGCGCTCAAGGTTTAGTTATTCCTCAAAGACGGGCTTCGGGGATCACTTCAACTGTGGTAAAAGTAGCAGCAGGTGCTTTAGAAAACTTTTCTGTAGCTAGAGTCGTTAACCTCAGCCGTGCTTTAGAACAACTCAAAGAAGCTGGTTTTTGGATTTACGGAACTGCGGCCACTGGTAGCGAACCTCTGCATACAGTGAATTTCAGCGGCCCTATTGTTTTGGTAATTGGTGGAGAAGGCGAAGGTCTGAGTATGTTGACACAACGTTCTTGTGATGTTTTAGTGTCAATCCCCTTACAGGGTAAGACTCCCAGCCTGAATGCATCAGTAGCTGCGGGTATGGCGCTTTACGAAATTTATCGTCAACGTTCCTTAAATACCCTCTATCTTGATAAATTACGCACAGTTTCTTTGAAAAAATAG
- a CDS encoding DUF4351 domain-containing protein codes for MTEDRERADQDSPWKEILEAYFPQAMQFFFPETAALINWEHPHEFLDKEFQQIARDAEQGRRYADKLVKDWQHQGEEIWLLIHIEIQGKPEEIFPQRMFSYNLRIFDRFGKPVISVAILCDADPKWRPHQYSYNYPDTKLNFEFGTVKLLDYQSRWEELEASKNPFATVVMAHLKTQQTSKKPQERKTWKFSLIRRLYEQGLQEKDIRNLYRFIDWVMMLPKALEAEFWQEFKQFEQERTMTYITTGERIGYERGIAEGKQEGEQNLVIRLLQKRVGELPEEIRTRIQTLSLNQLEALGEALLDFTAIDDLFNWFADYQPE; via the coding sequence ATGACAGAAGACCGCGAAAGAGCCGACCAAGACAGCCCGTGGAAAGAAATATTAGAAGCATACTTTCCCCAAGCAATGCAATTTTTCTTCCCCGAAACAGCCGCATTAATCAACTGGGAACATCCCCACGAATTTCTAGATAAAGAATTTCAACAAATAGCCCGCGACGCGGAACAAGGAAGAAGATATGCAGATAAATTAGTCAAAGATTGGCAACACCAAGGAGAAGAAATTTGGCTGCTGATACATATAGAAATTCAAGGAAAACCAGAAGAAATCTTTCCTCAAAGGATGTTCTCCTACAACCTGCGGATTTTTGACCGTTTCGGTAAACCTGTCATTAGTGTCGCTATTTTATGCGATGCAGATCCAAAATGGCGACCACACCAATACAGTTATAATTATCCTGATACCAAGCTTAACTTTGAATTTGGCACGGTCAAACTGCTCGATTATCAAAGCCGTTGGGAAGAATTAGAAGCTAGTAAAAATCCTTTTGCAACGGTGGTAATGGCACATTTAAAGACACAACAAACCAGTAAAAAACCACAAGAACGCAAAACCTGGAAATTTAGCTTAATTCGCCGATTGTATGAACAAGGTTTACAAGAAAAGGATATTCGTAATCTTTACCGCTTTATAGACTGGGTTATGATGTTACCAAAAGCATTAGAAGCGGAATTTTGGCAAGAGTTTAAACAATTTGAGCAGGAGCGAACTATGACCTACATCACTACAGGTGAGCGCATTGGCTATGAGCGAGGAATAGCAGAAGGTAAACAAGAAGGTGAGCAAAATCTTGTGATAAGACTACTACAAAAACGGGTGGGAGAGTTACCAGAAGAAATTAGGACGCGAATTCAAACTCTTTCTTTAAATCAGTTGGAAGCACTTGGTGAAGCGTTGTTAGATTTTACAGCTATTGATGATTTGTTTAACTGGTTTGCAGATTATCAACCAGAGTAG
- a CDS encoding Mini-ribonuclease 3, protein MKPQEEEAKKRGDETARQDSSEIPALLVNTTQLPQTIISQAQVRQLSPSALAYLGDSIYELYVRMFFLLPQQRPEIYHSLVVAQVRAETQALHLRSLTPELRSNELEIVRRGRNAATSRPKRLNPEIYQQATSLETLVGYLYLTDYPRLMELLQKLHLEK, encoded by the coding sequence GTGAAGCCCCAGGAGGAAGAAGCTAAAAAAAGAGGAGATGAAACTGCTCGGCAAGATTCATCTGAAATTCCTGCATTGTTGGTAAACACGACGCAATTACCCCAAACAATCATATCCCAGGCACAAGTGCGACAACTATCTCCTTCTGCCTTAGCTTACTTGGGGGATTCAATTTACGAACTTTATGTTAGAATGTTCTTTCTGTTGCCACAGCAACGGCCAGAAATTTACCATAGTTTGGTAGTGGCGCAGGTCAGAGCGGAAACACAAGCGCTACATTTGCGATCGCTGACTCCCGAATTAAGGAGTAACGAATTAGAAATTGTCCGCCGAGGTCGCAATGCAGCCACAAGCCGCCCCAAGCGACTTAATCCTGAAATTTATCAACAAGCAACTAGTCTAGAAACTTTAGTTGGCTATTTATATCTCACTGATTACCCTCGGTTAATGGAACTTTTACAAAAACTCCATCTAGAGAAATAG
- a CDS encoding pentapeptide repeat-containing protein, whose amino-acid sequence MSENNTESFKNLLIILAAVFSIFLFTVILIFSFSDFAFLNPKGLEIEKRLQYGISAVTTTGTIFAGIAVFFNAYQASRSANAANENAKAVYKNAQAAEDKQITERFSKAIELLGNQQIEVKLGGIYALEQIAKDAPEKYHWTIMEVLTAFVRENAPLKKEGEEKEIQKYWTAIQAALTVIGRRNCEHEKENQRLDLTFIDIREANFDRAKNLTRIDLYCSNLDRASFQEASLQDVSLWSSSLQSVNFSEAMLERVNLAGAKLCQAKFNKANLKESFPLDSTDLHLANLFQANLQKVNLSKAKNLELNQIESANIDQDTKLPDHIEEVIRCEW is encoded by the coding sequence ATGTCTGAGAATAATACAGAAAGTTTCAAGAATTTGTTGATAATTCTAGCGGCTGTTTTTTCTATATTCCTTTTCACTGTTATTTTGATATTTTCTTTTTCGGATTTTGCATTTTTAAATCCTAAAGGTTTAGAAATAGAGAAGAGATTACAGTATGGTATTTCAGCCGTAACAACTACTGGAACTATTTTTGCTGGAATTGCAGTTTTTTTCAATGCTTACCAAGCATCGAGAAGTGCTAACGCTGCTAATGAAAATGCTAAAGCTGTATACAAAAACGCACAAGCAGCAGAAGATAAACAAATTACAGAACGTTTTTCCAAAGCGATTGAATTGCTTGGTAATCAACAGATTGAAGTAAAATTAGGCGGAATTTATGCACTAGAACAAATTGCTAAAGATGCGCCGGAAAAATATCATTGGACAATTATGGAAGTCCTCACAGCTTTTGTACGAGAAAATGCACCTTTGAAGAAAGAAGGAGAAGAGAAGGAAATACAAAAATATTGGACAGCTATTCAAGCAGCCCTTACCGTTATAGGACGGCGTAATTGTGAACATGAGAAGGAAAATCAGAGATTGGATTTAACTTTTATTGATATCAGAGAGGCAAATTTTGATAGAGCAAAAAACTTAACCAGAATTGACCTCTATTGCAGCAACTTAGACCGTGCTTCGTTCCAAGAAGCTAGTTTGCAAGATGTATCTCTTTGGAGTTCGAGTCTCCAATCGGTAAATTTTTCAGAAGCCATGTTGGAAAGAGTGAACCTTGCTGGAGCTAAATTGTGTCAGGCAAAGTTTAATAAAGCAAACCTAAAAGAATCATTTCCTTTAGACTCAACAGACCTGCATTTAGCAAACTTGTTTCAAGCAAACCTGCAAAAGGTAAACCTTTCTAAAGCTAAAAATCTAGAATTAAACCAGATTGAATCAGCAAATATCGATCAAGATACTAAATTACCTGATCATATTGAAGAAGTAATCCGATGTGAATGGTGA
- a CDS encoding STAS domain-containing protein, whose protein sequence is MIAEPLNLTVSLRGTREVRDNCQLFRLTGLLDAFSEPTFRKVLGSKIDEGPKHIILDLSQIDFVDSSGLGALVQLAKQANTAGTLQIVTNARVTQTVKLVRLEKFLSLQINVEAALENIESP, encoded by the coding sequence ATTATTGCTGAACCACTAAATCTAACTGTAAGCCTGAGAGGCACTCGTGAAGTCCGGGATAACTGTCAGCTATTCCGCCTCACAGGTTTGTTAGACGCTTTTTCTGAGCCGACATTTCGCAAGGTATTAGGCAGTAAGATTGACGAAGGCCCAAAGCACATAATTCTAGATCTCTCACAAATTGACTTTGTTGATAGTTCTGGTCTGGGTGCGCTGGTACAATTAGCCAAACAAGCAAACACCGCTGGCACCTTGCAAATTGTCACTAATGCCCGTGTAACTCAAACGGTCAAGCTTGTTCGCTTGGAGAAATTTCTCTCCCTGCAAATAAATGTCGAAGCGGCTTTAGAAAACATCGAGTCACCTTAA
- the cruF gene encoding gamma-carotene 1'-hydroxylase CruF gives MKKLVIVERVCLIGHIVSMVFGLVGILLVIPNAEVILSLSEVGQTVMQWSMAGGGVAYMIFGAAGVFLYANRTLGLGRTLGFLVPSILISLTSELLGTSTGFPFGHYSYLSGLGYKIAGLVPFTIPLSWFYVGCVSYLLARVGLEVDKKPSLLRHVSAIAVGALLLTSWDFVLDPAMSQTTLPFWYWQQPGAFFGMPYQNFAGWMGTGALFMTVAALLWRNNPIKLERSQLNIPLVVYLANFGFATVMSLAAGFSIPVLLGLGLGVAPAVALWLRGPDASASIGPATKEVSVASVKVAFK, from the coding sequence ATGAAAAAACTTGTTATTGTTGAGCGCGTATGCCTGATTGGTCATATCGTGTCTATGGTATTTGGACTAGTAGGGATATTACTAGTTATTCCTAATGCCGAAGTAATTTTGAGCTTATCTGAGGTTGGGCAAACTGTCATGCAGTGGAGCATGGCTGGTGGTGGTGTGGCTTATATGATTTTCGGTGCAGCAGGTGTTTTCTTGTATGCTAACCGGACTTTGGGTTTAGGTCGCACTTTAGGGTTTCTAGTGCCTTCAATCTTAATTTCTTTGACTAGTGAATTACTGGGAACTAGTACAGGATTTCCTTTTGGTCACTACAGCTATCTGAGTGGCTTAGGTTATAAAATTGCGGGTTTAGTACCGTTTACAATTCCTTTGTCCTGGTTTTATGTAGGATGCGTTTCTTACCTATTGGCGCGGGTAGGTTTAGAAGTAGACAAAAAACCCAGCTTATTGCGTCATGTAAGTGCGATCGCAGTGGGCGCTTTATTGCTGACATCTTGGGATTTTGTCCTAGATCCGGCCATGAGTCAAACTACTCTTCCCTTCTGGTATTGGCAACAACCAGGGGCTTTCTTTGGAATGCCTTATCAAAACTTTGCTGGTTGGATGGGTACTGGTGCGCTGTTTATGACAGTAGCGGCGCTGTTGTGGAGAAACAACCCCATCAAATTAGAGCGATCGCAGCTTAATATTCCTTTAGTAGTTTATTTGGCTAACTTTGGTTTTGCTACAGTTATGAGCTTGGCTGCTGGATTCTCCATCCCTGTATTACTAGGATTGGGACTTGGTGTTGCACCAGCCGTAGCACTTTGGTTAAGAGGCCCAGACGCATCCGCATCTATTGGACCAGCAACAAAAGAAGTTTCTGTCGCCAGTGTTAAAGTTGCTTTCAAGTAA
- a CDS encoding DUF1816 domain-containing protein: protein MKTIWHNLKEQLISISNSFGFAWWVEIVTQNPRCTYYFGPFFSSVDATFASKGYVEDLEIEGAQGIVVNVKRCKPDDLTIAEDLGERIDRKVKPAFSGQV from the coding sequence ATGAAAACTATTTGGCATAACCTCAAGGAACAGCTGATTAGTATATCTAACAGTTTTGGATTTGCTTGGTGGGTAGAGATAGTCACCCAGAATCCCCGTTGTACTTACTACTTTGGGCCTTTTTTCAGTTCGGTGGATGCCACATTCGCCAGCAAGGGCTATGTAGAAGATTTAGAAATTGAAGGAGCGCAGGGTATTGTCGTCAATGTTAAGCGTTGTAAACCTGATGATCTAACAATTGCTGAAGACTTGGGGGAAAGGATTGACCGTAAAGTAAAGCCTGCCTTTAGCGGTCAAGTATAA
- a CDS encoding ATP-binding protein, with protein MYKMIFDSHETLLVVISFIITVIAFYTDVKLAGKVTLKSSLRIFIGSVAIGAGIWSISEQSSNYWLGIQISIAILLILVGTLVTLILYRQYTDQLIRQKPLQESEKLFRSLIREMPVGVLLLDAEGKIILSNHVARELLLLTEADLQNKSIFALNWQMLDKDGKPLTSKTLPIREALTQQQPVRNYVIGLSHNSATNILWLLLNIDPQISKQKKLERLVCTFSNITPEKQAQEALQKSAEREKALAIAIRRMRQTLDIKTIFAATTSELRQVIHCDRVVVYGFNSDWSGEFIAESVGMGWISLWEEQNNNAQLQKNALSNERCVVRDFNSNNEDDANKNSILVKDTYLQQTQGGIYSQGTSYRIVEDIYQAGFDDCYIQLLEQFQARAYIIVPIFSSNKLWGLLAIYQNSVPRQWQESEVNIVVQIGNQLGVALQQAELLERTQKQSIALQQALLDADAANRAKSEFLANMSHELRTPLNAILGFTHILSRDNSLSTEHQEEIGIINRAGEHLLTLINDILEMSKIEAGRTILNENSFNLIVFIENLQKMLQLKAESKGLQLIFNYDQSLPLYVRTDEGKLRQILLNLLGNAIKFTTNGSVELRVKARFLKQKENLKNEKLANSYNISFEVEDTGHGIASEEINSIFEPFKQTVKGIQYQQGTGLGLAISRKYVQLMGGDIQVSSRLGLGSLFLFEIPIYEASANEIPVRKLNCKPISLAPNQPEYRILIADDVKDSRLLLAKLLRGVGFSIRESENGQEAVNDWQNWQPHLIFMDMRMPVMDGFLATQQIKATPQGQATKIVALTASAFEENRQTILASGCDDFVAKPFREEILLEKISQHIGVQYIYTNDEIIESHHQEKVSEAQVVLLLLKMSGEWRQHLNFAASQCSDENVLELITQITPENQILATTLRELALNFQFKKIMQLTQINNE; from the coding sequence ATGTATAAAATGATTTTTGACAGTCACGAAACCCTTTTGGTAGTGATCTCATTTATCATTACCGTGATAGCTTTTTATACAGATGTAAAGTTGGCGGGGAAGGTTACACTGAAATCATCGCTGCGGATCTTCATTGGTTCTGTAGCAATAGGTGCTGGTATTTGGTCAATCAGTGAGCAATCATCAAATTATTGGTTGGGAATTCAAATTAGTATTGCTATCCTACTTATACTAGTTGGGACTTTAGTTACTTTAATATTATATCGACAATATACAGACCAATTAATCCGACAAAAACCATTACAAGAAAGCGAAAAACTTTTTCGCTCACTAATTCGGGAAATGCCTGTAGGTGTATTGCTTTTAGATGCAGAGGGTAAAATAATTTTGAGCAACCACGTTGCTAGAGAACTGCTGTTACTAACAGAGGCAGATTTACAAAATAAAAGTATTTTTGCACTCAATTGGCAAATGCTAGACAAAGATGGTAAACCCTTAACCTCTAAAACTTTACCTATCAGAGAAGCCCTTACCCAACAGCAACCTGTACGTAATTATGTAATTGGTTTATCTCACAATTCTGCAACCAATATACTCTGGTTATTATTAAATATTGATCCACAAATATCTAAACAGAAAAAGTTAGAGCGTTTAGTTTGCACTTTCAGCAATATCACCCCAGAAAAACAAGCTCAAGAAGCATTACAAAAAAGTGCAGAACGAGAAAAAGCATTAGCGATAGCAATTCGCAGAATGCGACAAACATTAGATATCAAAACCATTTTTGCCGCTACCACCTCGGAATTACGGCAAGTTATCCATTGCGATCGCGTTGTTGTTTATGGTTTTAATTCTGACTGGAGTGGAGAATTCATTGCTGAATCTGTAGGTATGGGCTGGATTTCTTTATGGGAAGAACAAAATAATAATGCCCAACTACAGAAAAATGCACTATCAAACGAAAGGTGTGTAGTCAGAGATTTTAATAGTAATAATGAAGATGACGCTAATAAAAATTCCATATTAGTCAAAGATACTTATCTCCAACAAACCCAAGGTGGTATTTATAGCCAAGGAACGAGTTACCGAATTGTAGAAGATATTTATCAAGCAGGATTTGACGATTGTTATATTCAACTTTTAGAGCAATTTCAAGCTAGAGCTTATATTATTGTACCAATTTTTTCTAGCAATAAACTTTGGGGTTTATTGGCAATTTATCAAAATTCTGTTCCCCGACAATGGCAGGAATCCGAAGTCAATATAGTCGTGCAAATTGGCAATCAATTAGGGGTTGCACTGCAACAAGCTGAATTATTAGAACGGACTCAAAAACAATCAATAGCACTGCAACAAGCTCTGTTAGATGCTGATGCTGCGAACCGCGCTAAATCAGAATTCTTGGCGAATATGAGCCATGAATTGAGAACTCCACTAAATGCTATTCTTGGTTTTACACATATATTGAGCCGTGACAATTCTTTATCTACAGAACATCAAGAAGAAATAGGAATTATTAATCGGGCTGGTGAACATTTGCTGACACTAATTAATGACATTCTCGAAATGTCTAAAATTGAGGCAGGTAGAACCATACTCAACGAAAACAGCTTTAATTTAATAGTGTTTATAGAAAATTTACAAAAAATGTTGCAATTAAAAGCCGAATCTAAGGGGTTGCAACTCATCTTTAATTATGATCAATCTCTACCTCTCTATGTGCGTACTGATGAAGGTAAATTGCGGCAAATTTTGCTCAATTTATTAGGAAATGCCATTAAATTTACAACTAACGGTAGTGTTGAGTTGAGAGTCAAAGCTAGATTTTTGAAGCAAAAAGAAAATCTGAAAAATGAAAAATTAGCTAACTCTTACAACATTAGCTTTGAAGTAGAAGATACTGGCCATGGTATTGCAAGCGAAGAAATTAACTCAATATTTGAACCTTTTAAACAAACAGTAAAAGGTATCCAATATCAACAGGGTACAGGATTAGGATTAGCTATTAGTCGCAAATATGTACAGCTAATGGGAGGAGATATTCAAGTTAGCAGTCGTCTCGGTTTGGGCAGTTTATTTCTGTTTGAGATTCCAATTTACGAAGCTAGTGCTAACGAAATTCCCGTCCGCAAACTAAATTGTAAACCTATCTCTTTAGCACCTAATCAACCAGAATACCGCATTTTAATTGCTGATGATGTCAAAGATAGCCGTTTATTATTAGCTAAATTGCTAAGAGGAGTAGGTTTTAGTATTCGTGAATCTGAAAATGGACAAGAGGCAGTTAATGATTGGCAGAATTGGCAACCTCATCTAATTTTTATGGATATGCGAATGCCTGTAATGGATGGTTTTTTAGCTACACAACAAATTAAAGCTACACCACAAGGTCAAGCTACTAAAATTGTGGCTTTAACTGCCAGTGCTTTTGAAGAAAATCGCCAAACTATTTTAGCTTCTGGTTGTGATGATTTTGTTGCTAAACCTTTCCGAGAGGAAATTTTATTAGAGAAGATTAGCCAGCACATAGGAGTGCAATATATATATACAAATGATGAGATTATTGAATCTCATCACCAAGAAAAAGTTTCAGAAGCACAAGTAGTTTTACTTTTATTAAAAATGTCTGGTGAATGGCGGCAGCATTTAAATTTTGCTGCTTCTCAATGTAGTGATGAAAATGTTTTAGAATTAATTACACAAATAACTCCAGAAAATCAGATTTTAGCTACTACTCTGAGGGAATTAGCACTCAATTTTCAATTCAAAAAAATAATGCAATTAACCCAGATTAATAATGAGTAA
- the carA gene encoding glutamine-hydrolyzing carbamoyl-phosphate synthase small subunit — translation MSLSDAIPALLVLADGTTYRGWSFGAMGTAIGEVVFNTGMTGYQEVLTDPSYSGQIVIFTYPELGNTGVNLEDEESAKPHVRGAIARNICHKPSNWRSTQSLPDYLKQHQVPGIFGIDTRALTRKIRMFGAMNGGISTSILDEAELLELVQAAPNMAGLNLVQEVTTPTVYEWSEATTAAWEFNPENVAKISETFTVVALDFGVKRNILRRLASYGCRVIVVPANTQPEEILKYNPDGIFLSNGPGDPAAVTEGITTAKALLESQKPMFGICMGHQILGHALGAETFKLKFGHRGLNQPAGLQQKVEITSQNHSFAIDPDSLPSAVVEVSHLNLNDRTVAGVRHKSLPVFSVQYHPEASPGPHDADYLFEQFVLEMQTARQAAIA, via the coding sequence ATGTCTTTATCTGATGCAATACCAGCTTTACTTGTCTTAGCAGATGGCACCACATATCGCGGTTGGTCTTTTGGTGCGATGGGAACCGCAATTGGTGAAGTGGTGTTTAACACTGGCATGACTGGATATCAAGAAGTTTTGACCGACCCTAGTTATAGCGGTCAAATTGTCATTTTTACCTACCCTGAATTAGGGAATACTGGCGTTAATCTTGAAGACGAGGAATCAGCCAAACCTCATGTTCGGGGTGCGATCGCTCGCAACATCTGTCACAAACCCAGTAATTGGCGCTCTACACAATCCTTACCAGACTACCTCAAACAACACCAAGTCCCAGGCATCTTTGGCATTGATACCCGCGCCCTCACCCGCAAAATTCGGATGTTTGGGGCGATGAATGGTGGTATTTCTACATCTATCCTCGATGAAGCAGAACTATTAGAACTAGTGCAAGCTGCTCCCAACATGGCAGGATTAAATCTGGTGCAGGAAGTCACTACCCCAACAGTTTATGAATGGTCTGAGGCCACAACCGCTGCTTGGGAATTTAACCCAGAAAATGTGGCGAAAATTAGTGAAACCTTTACTGTTGTTGCTCTTGACTTTGGTGTCAAACGTAATATCCTCCGCCGTTTGGCTAGTTATGGCTGTCGAGTGATAGTTGTTCCAGCCAATACACAACCAGAAGAAATTCTTAAATACAATCCAGATGGAATTTTTCTCTCCAATGGCCCCGGTGATCCAGCCGCAGTCACAGAGGGTATTACTACCGCTAAAGCACTGCTAGAAAGCCAAAAACCCATGTTTGGTATTTGCATGGGACACCAAATTTTAGGTCATGCTTTGGGAGCAGAAACCTTTAAACTTAAATTTGGGCATCGTGGTTTGAATCAGCCAGCCGGGTTACAACAAAAGGTAGAAATTACTAGCCAAAACCATAGTTTTGCTATTGATCCGGATTCATTACCATCAGCAGTGGTAGAGGTTAGTCATCTGAACTTAAACGATCGCACTGTTGCAGGGGTACGTCACAAATCTCTACCTGTATTTTCTGTACAGTACCACCCAGAGGCTAGTCCTGGCCCCCACGATGCAGATTACTTGTTTGAGCAATTTGTGTTAGAAATGCAAACAGCACGACAAGCTGCGATCGCTTAA